The following are from one region of the Rhipicephalus microplus isolate Deutch F79 chromosome 1, USDA_Rmic, whole genome shotgun sequence genome:
- the LOC142771039 gene encoding uncharacterized protein LOC142771039, protein MQYAGRDDLLSKPASLLYATYRVCSDHFTAQSFMDPGHTRLTRMAVPSVQPAAPCSLSVASSSDCDMAAEAALQGPAVEASKSGSHTLRCPDEQGGSSLVAGERISADFVLPEKTLTSRSAVTKGTCVAGRSQDCSDSTVRGTEQASQDPPEDVSANSCTPECLRDNVRSCVPATMSPSMKYKQTIKHLQAKVAAQRKTIKRLQRQPHQAPSSTSKALEVIRPHVTEEVFKLLSAHVRLRPKRKGKRFPVWFKKFALHLNFRGPRAYRFLAPYFSLPSRRSLRRWLANVKMTPGIIPGILTSIATNTHAWSERDRVCALVFDEIALKKNLYYDASRDVVQGFTDDGTHRTSTIADRALVFLLVGVSRKWVQPVAFTIGHTSTPSSVLHNLLVSLIMKLRSINIAVKAVICDQGSSNVSLANQLRVTVAKPFFEVNGERLYYIFDVPHLIKTTRNNVQAHKLYIGDDIVNWSHIVSFYQSSHELRLRLAPKLTERHVHQKPFPNMKSARMSPAALTLARRNRSSKP, encoded by the exons atgcagtatgctggacgcgatgatctcctgagtaagccggccagcctattgtacgcaacgtacagggtttgtagcgaccattttactgctcaaagtttcatggaccctgggcacacaaggcttacaagaatggctgttcccagtgtgcaaccagctgcaccat gttctctgagcgtcgcttcaagtagtgactgtgacatggctgcagaagctgcactgcaag gacctgcggtagaggcttcaaaaagcggctcccacacattgaggtgccccgatgaacagg gtggcagctcccttgtagctggtgaaagaatttctgctgatttcgtcttgccggagaaaaccttaaccagtcgttcagctgtcacaaaaggaacctgtgtggccg gccgctcgcaagattgttccgacagcactgtccgaggcactgaacaagcttcacaagaccctccagaagacgtctccgccaacagctgtacgcctgagtgccttagagataatg tgcgttcctgtgtgccagcgacaatgtctccatcaatgaagtacaagcaaaccattaaacatctgcaagccaaagtagcagcacagcggaaaactatcaaaagactgcagagacagcctcaccaagcaccgtcatcgacttcgaaggcccttgaagttatccgaccgcacgtcaccgaggaggtttttaaacttctttctgcacatgttcgcttgaggcccaaacgcaagggcaagcggtttcccgtgtggttcaagaaattcgctcttcacttaaacttccgaggtccgcgagcataccgatttctggctccatatttttctttgccctcccggcgttcattaaggaggtggctagctaatgtaaagatgactccaggcataattccaggaatccttacttccattgcaacaaatactcatgCTTGGagtgaacgggaccgagtgtgcgctttagttttcgacgaaatagcactcaaaaagaatttgtactatgatgcttcaagagacgttgtccagggttttacagatgatggcactcatcgcacttcaaccatcgctgatcgagcactggtttttctgcttgttggtgtttcgagaaagtgggttcaaccggttgcttttactatagggcacacatcaacaccatcatctgttttgcataacttgctggtgtcactcattatgaagcttaggagcattaatattgcagtgaaagcagtcatttgtgaccagggcagttcaaatgtaagtctcgctaaccaactaagagtgactgtagcaaagcctttttttgaagttaatggtgagcggttatattacatttttgatgttccgcatttaattaaaacaacgcgcaataatgtccaagcacacaagttatacattggggatgacatcgttaactggtcgcacattgtaagcttttaccaatcctcacatgagttgcggttgcgattggctccaaagttgactgaacggcacgttcatcagaaaccttttcctaatatgaag